A window of Mycolicibacterium fluoranthenivorans contains these coding sequences:
- a CDS encoding MarR family winged helix-turn-helix transcriptional regulator: MDAYDDLVTELFGVVGRFRRQLRRSTGGGGFDRSGLTQSQAELLRLVGRKPGISVREAATELSLAANSASTLVSRLAADGLLIREVDDADRRVGRLRLAVPAQRIADDSRHARRAAMADALDELDPSQIDQLAKGLTVLAELTRILQERQP; encoded by the coding sequence GTGGACGCCTACGACGACCTCGTCACCGAACTGTTCGGTGTGGTGGGGCGATTCCGGAGACAGTTGCGCCGCTCGACCGGGGGCGGCGGATTCGACCGGTCCGGGCTGACCCAATCCCAGGCCGAGCTGCTGCGTCTGGTCGGGCGCAAGCCCGGAATCTCGGTGCGGGAAGCCGCCACCGAACTCAGCCTGGCCGCCAACAGCGCCTCCACCCTAGTCTCCCGGCTCGCCGCGGACGGACTGCTCATCCGGGAGGTGGACGACGCCGATCGCAGGGTCGGACGCTTGCGCCTGGCCGTGCCGGCGCAACGCATCGCCGACGACTCGCGCCACGCCCGCCGTGCTGCGATGGCCGATGCCCTCGATGAACTCGACCCTTCCCAGATCGACCAACTCGCAAAAGGTTTGACGGTCCTCGCCGAACTGACCCGGATACTCCAGGAAAGGCAGCCATGA
- a CDS encoding enoyl-CoA hydratase/isomerase family protein — MAEHLDALPHDEVVHEYRTLLVDTDGGVAVITLNRPERRNAFGDGMRAELADAYRRCDADHTVRAVVLTGAPPAFCAGADLGAGDQTFAEPGAGFSAAGIEVPAWSLDKPVIAAVNGHAIGLGLTLALQCDIRIFAADARYGVVQVRRGVVGDAYAHWVLPRLVGISAAAEILLTGATFDGRRAVELGLGSTALPAAEVLPTAVEIARDIAEHTAPMSVAASKRLLWDSFGLTREQVGARETEIHRQVMAHEDAREGVRAHLAGRAPRWTGAPVDPTR; from the coding sequence GTGGCCGAACATCTTGACGCGCTGCCCCATGATGAGGTGGTGCACGAGTACCGGACCCTGTTGGTCGACACCGACGGCGGCGTCGCCGTCATCACGCTGAACCGGCCCGAACGGCGCAACGCCTTCGGTGACGGGATGCGTGCGGAGTTGGCCGACGCCTACCGCCGTTGCGATGCCGACCACACCGTCCGTGCCGTGGTGCTCACCGGTGCACCGCCCGCCTTCTGCGCGGGCGCCGATCTCGGAGCCGGTGACCAGACCTTCGCCGAACCGGGAGCGGGATTCAGCGCCGCCGGGATCGAGGTGCCGGCCTGGAGCCTGGACAAACCGGTGATCGCGGCGGTCAACGGCCACGCCATCGGTCTCGGCCTGACGCTGGCCCTGCAGTGCGATATCCGGATCTTCGCGGCCGACGCCCGCTATGGCGTCGTGCAGGTGCGACGCGGTGTGGTGGGTGACGCGTATGCGCACTGGGTGCTGCCCCGGCTGGTGGGAATCTCAGCGGCCGCGGAAATCCTCTTGACCGGAGCGACTTTCGACGGCAGGCGGGCCGTGGAGCTCGGGCTCGGGAGTACGGCGCTCCCCGCGGCGGAGGTGCTGCCCACGGCAGTGGAGATCGCCCGCGATATCGCCGAGCACACCGCACCCATGTCGGTTGCCGCGAGCAAGCGGCTGCTGTGGGATTCGTTCGGGCTCACGCGCGAGCAGGTGGGTGCCAGGGAGACCGAGATCCACCGGCAGGTGATGGCGCACGAGGACGCGCGAGAGGGCGTGCGCGCGCATCTCGCGGGGCGGGCCCCGCGGTGGACGGGTGCTCCGGTGGATCCGACGCGCTGA
- a CDS encoding glycosyltransferase family 4 protein: protein MRIALLSYRSKTHCGGQGVYVRHLSRGLVELGHDVEVFSGQPYPEGLDPRVRLTKVPSLDLYREPDPFRVPRPSEIRDGIDLLELFTMWSAGFPEPRTFCMRVARILAERRDEFDVVHDNQSLGSALLGIARDIPLVATVHHPITRDRVLEVAAATWWRKPLVRRWYGFAEMQKRVARRIPELLTVSTTSGADIAEDFGVADDQLHVVPLGVDTDLFRPADHRVPGRIIAIASADVPLKGVSNLLHAVSRLRAHHNLDVQLVSKLEPNGPTEKLIAELGISDIVHSSSGLPDEELAGLLASAEIACIPSLYEGFSLPAVEAMASGTPIVASRAGALPEVLGAEGECARLVPPGNIDRLTAVLGELLDSPAQRRKLGAAGRQRALAVFSWESVAAQTVSVYEKAIERTTRG, encoded by the coding sequence GTGCGTATCGCCCTGCTTTCGTATCGAAGCAAGACGCACTGCGGTGGCCAAGGTGTGTACGTCCGGCACCTGTCCCGCGGTCTGGTCGAGCTCGGCCACGACGTCGAGGTGTTCTCCGGCCAGCCGTATCCGGAAGGGCTGGATCCGCGCGTCCGGCTGACCAAGGTGCCGAGTCTGGATCTCTACCGCGAACCCGATCCGTTCCGGGTGCCGCGTCCCAGTGAGATCCGGGACGGCATCGATCTGCTGGAGCTGTTCACCATGTGGTCCGCCGGCTTCCCTGAACCCCGCACGTTCTGCATGCGCGTGGCCCGGATCCTGGCCGAACGTCGTGACGAGTTCGACGTCGTGCACGACAACCAGAGCCTGGGCAGCGCCCTGCTGGGGATCGCCAGGGATATCCCGCTGGTCGCGACCGTGCACCATCCGATCACCCGGGACCGGGTGCTGGAGGTGGCCGCCGCCACCTGGTGGCGCAAACCCCTGGTGCGGCGCTGGTACGGATTCGCCGAGATGCAGAAGCGGGTGGCCCGCCGGATCCCCGAACTGCTGACCGTGTCGACGACATCGGGTGCCGATATCGCCGAGGACTTCGGGGTGGCCGACGACCAGCTGCATGTGGTGCCGCTCGGGGTCGACACCGACCTGTTCCGGCCGGCAGACCACCGGGTGCCCGGCCGCATCATCGCGATCGCCAGCGCCGACGTTCCGCTCAAGGGTGTCAGCAATCTGCTGCATGCGGTCTCCAGGCTGCGCGCTCACCACAATCTGGACGTGCAGTTGGTGTCCAAGCTGGAGCCCAACGGACCCACCGAGAAGTTGATCGCCGAACTCGGCATCTCCGATATCGTGCACAGCTCGTCCGGCCTGCCCGACGAGGAGCTGGCCGGCTTGCTGGCCTCGGCTGAGATCGCTTGCATTCCTTCCCTTTACGAGGGATTCTCGCTGCCTGCCGTGGAGGCGATGGCCAGCGGCACGCCCATCGTGGCGAGCCGCGCGGGAGCGCTGCCCGAAGTGCTGGGCGCCGAAGGCGAATGCGCCCGCTTGGTGCCGCCGGGCAATATCGATCGACTGACTGCCGTGCTCGGCGAGCTGTTGGACTCCCCGGCGCAACGCCGCAAGCTCGGCGCGGCCGGACGCCAGCGGGCCCTGGCCGTGTTCAGTTGGGAATCGGTTGCCGCACAGACGGTTTCGGTGTATGAGAAGGCAATCGAGAGGACCACGAGAG
- a CDS encoding isochorismatase family protein, with protein sequence MRALIVVDVQRDFCEGGSLAVAGGADVARAVTELLGSHDYDHVVATKDNHIDPGSHFSDTPDYRDSWPRHCVVGTPGVEFHPSFDPSAVEAVFTKGEYSAAYSGFEGAEASGAGLASWLRERGVTDVDVVGIATDYCVKATAADAAAEGFRTRVLLDLTAGVAPTSTDEAVAALRAAGVEVV encoded by the coding sequence ATGCGGGCTCTGATCGTCGTCGACGTACAGCGGGACTTCTGCGAGGGTGGTTCCCTGGCCGTGGCGGGCGGCGCCGATGTCGCCCGCGCGGTGACCGAACTGCTGGGTTCGCACGACTACGACCATGTGGTGGCCACCAAGGACAACCACATCGATCCAGGGTCCCATTTCTCTGATACTCCCGACTACCGGGATTCCTGGCCGCGGCACTGCGTCGTCGGCACCCCGGGTGTCGAGTTCCATCCGTCGTTCGATCCGTCGGCGGTGGAGGCGGTGTTCACCAAGGGTGAGTATTCCGCGGCGTACAGCGGTTTCGAGGGCGCGGAAGCGTCCGGGGCCGGCCTGGCGTCATGGCTGCGCGAGCGCGGGGTGACCGACGTGGACGTGGTAGGTATCGCCACCGACTATTGCGTGAAGGCCACCGCCGCCGATGCCGCGGCCGAGGGTTTCCGCACCCGCGTGCTGCTGGATCTGACTGCGGGCGTGGCCCCGACGAGCACCGACGAGGCGGTGGCCGCGTTGCGGGCGGCCGGCGTCGAGGTCGTCTGA
- a CDS encoding HNH endonuclease signature motif containing protein, giving the protein MFDLGGAGDAALIEALRCATRAEAVAAAQRWAIIAALVDWHCKDEDEARASAALDGWEYAAAEVSAACGLSREAAAGQMRIALALRDRLPKVGALLEHGEISAKTAAAITWRTRLVTDTEALALIDAALAGVAPTLGVLSQKNTETAIDVWIEKFDPVAVHCTRTAARSRCIEFGAQEDPAGTVAVWGRLLATDAAVLRARLTALAATVCEADPRTVGQRRADAMGLLAVDPTADRLTCLCGEPGCPAAGVDPRSAAVTVYVLTDTVPGAAADTPRDPGVHGDDLQGLRAPAAVTGTPGVIPGGGVVPAPLVAELVATGARVATLADTNDLTAEPRYRPSAKLAAWVRTRDLTCTFPGCHRGAQYCDLDHSVPWPGGATHPGNLAALCRTHHLLKTFAGWSTVQHPDGTHTWTNPTGHTYTTVPLTRILFPDKPIHTPAPPPTPAGSGSGVGDRGLAMPRRRRTRAHTHTARINAERRLNQHTLEQNATPPPF; this is encoded by the coding sequence ATGTTCGACTTGGGTGGTGCGGGGGATGCGGCGCTGATCGAGGCGTTGCGTTGCGCGACCCGCGCTGAGGCGGTCGCTGCGGCGCAGCGGTGGGCGATCATCGCCGCTCTGGTCGACTGGCACTGCAAGGACGAAGACGAAGCGCGGGCGTCTGCGGCGTTGGATGGGTGGGAGTACGCCGCCGCGGAAGTATCGGCGGCCTGCGGGTTGTCCCGGGAGGCCGCGGCCGGGCAGATGCGCATCGCGCTCGCGTTGCGGGATCGGCTCCCGAAAGTGGGGGCCCTGCTCGAGCACGGGGAGATCTCGGCCAAAACCGCGGCCGCGATCACCTGGCGGACCCGGCTGGTCACCGATACCGAGGCGTTGGCGTTGATCGACGCCGCCCTGGCCGGGGTCGCCCCGACGTTGGGGGTGCTCTCGCAGAAGAACACCGAGACCGCCATCGATGTGTGGATCGAGAAATTCGATCCGGTCGCGGTGCACTGCACCCGCACCGCAGCCCGGTCCCGGTGTATCGAGTTCGGGGCCCAGGAGGATCCCGCCGGCACCGTCGCGGTGTGGGGGCGGCTGCTGGCCACCGACGCCGCGGTGCTGCGGGCCCGGCTCACCGCCCTCGCCGCCACGGTCTGCGAGGCCGATCCGCGGACGGTCGGGCAGCGCCGCGCCGACGCCATGGGGTTACTGGCCGTCGATCCGACCGCCGACCGGCTGACGTGTCTGTGTGGGGAGCCCGGCTGCCCGGCCGCCGGGGTGGATCCCCGCTCGGCCGCGGTGACGGTCTACGTACTCACCGACACGGTCCCCGGCGCGGCAGCCGACACCCCACGGGATCCCGGCGTGCACGGCGACGACCTGCAGGGCCTGCGGGCCCCGGCCGCGGTGACCGGCACCCCGGGGGTCATCCCCGGGGGCGGTGTCGTGCCCGCCCCGCTGGTCGCTGAGCTCGTCGCCACCGGCGCCCGGGTCGCCACCCTCGCCGACACCAACGATCTCACCGCTGAGCCGCGGTATCGGCCCTCGGCGAAGCTGGCGGCCTGGGTCCGCACCCGCGACCTGACCTGTACTTTCCCCGGCTGCCACCGCGGCGCCCAGTACTGCGACCTCGACCACAGCGTGCCGTGGCCGGGCGGGGCCACCCACCCCGGAAATCTCGCCGCGCTGTGCCGCACCCATCACCTACTCAAAACCTTCGCCGGCTGGAGCACCGTCCAGCACCCCGACGGGACACACACCTGGACCAACCCCACCGGGCATACCTACACCACGGTCCCGCTGACCCGGATCCTGTTCCCCGACAAACCCATTCACACCCCGGCGCCACCACCGACACCAGCCGGCAGCGGCAGCGGCGTCGGGGATCGGGGGCTGGCCATGCCCCGCCGCCGCCGCACCCGCGCCCACACCCACACCGCCCGAATCAACGCCGAACGCCGCCTCAACCAACACACCCTCGAACAGAACGCGACACCACCACCGTTCTGA